The following DNA comes from Candidatus Methanomethylophilaceae archaeon.
GAACACCGGCGCTCCGCAAAGGGAAGTGATGATCCCTATGGGAATCTCGGATGATGATAAGGTACGCGCGACTATATCGGCCAGCATTATGAATATCGCACCGAGAAGAATCGATATCGGGAACAGCTTCCAATGGTTCGTACCCACCAATCCGCGGGATATATGAGGTATGATGAGCCCCACGAACCCGATTATACCGCACTTGCAGACGATGAACGCGATGACCACGGAAGTCAGGATGATGTAGAACTTCCTCAGCTTCGACAGGTCCACTCCGAGGGTTGTCGCCGTCGAGTCTCCCAGCATCATGGCGTTGAGGTTGCGGAGCTGGGTCGAGAAGAACACCAGACCTATCAGCACGGCGATCCCGCATATCTTGACCGATTCGAAGTCGATGGTCGAAAGGGAACCCATAAGCCAGAAAGTCAGGGACCTCATCCCTTCCGCGTTCGGCTCCAGATATACGATTATGTTCGAGACGGCTCCGCAGAGCGAAGCTATGATGACACCGGACAGAACGAGCTTCGTCGTAGTCATCTTCCCGCCGATTGAAGAGAGAATGAACACGAATGC
Coding sequences within:
- a CDS encoding iron ABC transporter permease, producing the protein MMILVTCFSVFIGAVDIPFDTVLRIMGNKLFGLGDISDIPTYMVSIVWRLYAPRALLGLIVGVGLAMVGVVMQAMVQNPLADPYILGISSGASLGATFAILMGATVLAGTVFQDFGIEAFAFIGAIGSSAFVFILSSIGGKMTTTKLVLSGVIIASLCGAVSNIIVYLEPNAEGMRSLTFWLMGSLSTIDFESVKICGIAVLIGLVFFSTQLRNLNAMMLGDSTATTLGVDLSKLRKFYIILTSVVIAFIVCKCGIIGFVGLIIPHISRGLVGTNHWKLFPISILLGAIFIMLADIVARTLSSSEIPIGIITSLCGAPVFAYIMLKRSYRFGGGN